The genomic window CGGTGAGCTTTGCGCGACCCTTCTGGCGACGTGCAGCCACGATAGCGCGACCAGCACGGGTACGCATGCGGGTGCGGAAGCCGTGCTTACGAGCGCGACGACGGTTATTGGGCTGGAAAGTGCGCTTTCCCTTTGCCACGGTGATATCTCCTTTTAAGTTTCACCAAGCACCTCACCTCACACATGCGCTTCGGCATCGCATGTGCGCTGTGGTGCGCCCGGAACAAAATTTCCATGGTGAGTGCGCCAGGGTCTCGCCGAGTACACGGCAGCAACCGAAGAAAAATCCTGACCTCGGACACTCAAAACACTGAAAGAAAACAAAACGGCGTTTCCTCGCCATCGATCCGAGGATCGTGAGGAGGAGACAAACGCCTCGTTTCCAGTGATAGACCCCAACAGACTACGTGAGATTTTTCCGTCCAGCCAAATCGACACGCCGAACCCCCAC from Corynebacterium gerontici includes these protein-coding regions:
- the rpmH gene encoding 50S ribosomal protein L34 encodes the protein MAKGKRTFQPNNRRRARKHGFRTRMRTRAGRAIVAARRQKGRAKLTA